A window of the Gemmatirosa kalamazoonensis genome harbors these coding sequences:
- a CDS encoding YebC/PmpR family DNA-binding transcriptional regulator: MAGHSKWKQIKHYKAATDAKRGALFTKLIREITVAAKAGGGDPEHNARLRLAIDTAKQNSMPKENIERAIKKGTGELEGVDYVEVMYEAYGPGGVALMIQTLTDNPTRTVADVRHKLSRNGGNMGTSGSVAFLFDRKGQMQVDANRWDEDAVMEAALEVGAEDVTRDEDVWVVTTEPAALHAVREGLHAKGIETTEAALNWVPKSTVRVEGADASALVKLIEALEDLDDVQKVEGNFDIDAEALAEA; this comes from the coding sequence ATGGCTGGTCACAGTAAGTGGAAGCAGATCAAGCACTACAAGGCGGCGACCGACGCGAAGCGCGGCGCGCTGTTCACGAAGCTCATCCGCGAGATCACCGTCGCGGCGAAGGCGGGCGGCGGCGACCCCGAGCACAACGCGCGGCTGCGACTCGCGATCGACACCGCGAAGCAGAACTCGATGCCGAAGGAGAACATCGAGCGCGCGATCAAGAAGGGGACGGGTGAGCTCGAAGGCGTCGACTACGTCGAGGTCATGTACGAGGCGTACGGCCCGGGCGGCGTCGCCCTCATGATCCAGACGCTGACCGACAACCCCACGCGCACCGTCGCCGACGTCCGCCACAAGCTCTCACGCAACGGCGGCAACATGGGCACCTCGGGCTCCGTCGCGTTCCTGTTCGACCGCAAGGGACAGATGCAGGTCGACGCGAACCGGTGGGACGAGGACGCGGTGATGGAGGCCGCGCTCGAGGTGGGAGCCGAGGACGTGACGCGCGACGAGGACGTGTGGGTCGTGACCACCGAGCCGGCGGCGCTGCACGCGGTGCGCGAGGGGCTGCACGCGAAGGGGATCGAGACGACCGAGGCGGCGCTGAACTGGGTGCCGAAGAGCACCGTGCGCGTCGAGGGCGCCGACGCGTCGGCGCTCGTGAAGCTCATCGAGGCGCTCGAGGATCTCGACGACGTGCAGAAGGTCGAAGGGAACTTCGACATCGACGCCGAAGCTCTTGCCGAGGCCTGA
- the yajC gene encoding preprotein translocase subunit YajC, with amino-acid sequence MQGTPTWAPTLFMYVAFAAIFYFILWRPQAQQRKRHEQLIQQLKRGDEVVTAGGVLGKVEHIQELTAGRPTSDDRITIRSGDSRLIVERRSIARVASATAAPASTAANG; translated from the coding sequence ATGCAGGGAACCCCGACGTGGGCCCCCACGCTGTTCATGTACGTCGCGTTCGCGGCGATCTTCTACTTCATCCTGTGGCGCCCCCAGGCGCAGCAGCGCAAGCGGCACGAGCAGCTCATCCAGCAGCTCAAGCGGGGCGACGAGGTCGTGACCGCCGGTGGGGTGCTCGGCAAGGTGGAGCACATCCAGGAGCTGACGGCCGGCCGCCCCACGTCCGACGACCGCATCACCATCCGCTCCGGCGACTCGCGGCTCATCGTCGAGCGGCGGAGCATCGCGCGCGTCGCGTCGGCGACGGCGGCGCCCGCGTCGACGGCGGCGAACGGCTGA
- the def gene encoding peptide deformylase yields the protein MALLDIHVLGSPVLREPTKPVERVTDDLRRLVDDMFETMHAAKGIGLAAPQVGRLERLFVAEVDEVRVAIFNPEIVDATGKPVKAEEGCLSIPDIYGDVERPPVVTVRGLDPNGQPLELEASDLLGRCFQHEIDHLHGRLFIDYFSMFKKRSAMAAWEREKAKYPALRRTLVAAKDLAEQHNEEAL from the coding sequence GTGGCCCTGCTGGACATCCACGTCCTCGGCTCGCCGGTGCTGCGCGAGCCGACGAAGCCGGTCGAGCGCGTGACCGACGACCTGCGCCGCCTCGTCGACGACATGTTCGAGACGATGCACGCCGCGAAGGGGATCGGTCTCGCCGCGCCGCAGGTCGGCCGCCTCGAGCGGCTGTTCGTCGCCGAGGTCGACGAGGTGCGCGTGGCGATCTTCAACCCCGAGATCGTCGACGCGACGGGCAAGCCGGTGAAGGCCGAGGAGGGATGCCTCTCCATCCCGGACATCTACGGCGACGTCGAGCGCCCGCCCGTCGTCACCGTGCGGGGCCTCGACCCGAACGGCCAGCCACTCGAGCTGGAGGCGTCCGACCTGCTCGGCCGCTGCTTCCAGCACGAGATCGACCACCTGCACGGCCGGCTGTTCATCGACTACTTCAGCATGTTCAAGAAGCGGTCGGCCATGGCGGCGTGGGAGCGCGAGAAGGCGAAGTATCCCGCGCTGCGCCGCACGCTCGTCGCCGCGAAGGATCTCGCCGAGCAGCACAATGAAGAAGCCCTGTGA
- the traF gene encoding conjugal transfer protein TraF: MTTQQTFRAALAACTTLVAATAGAQLPNGSAAAAGMAGSFTAAARGADAATWNPANLGLPGNPTFSLRALSAGGVSGLDPVSWGDFVGYGDGTIPRDVRLQWVDRVAASGAQSGAVEGGATAVAFNVGRLGVHVGSVGYATASLSPDAVEALFFGNAGRTGQPRDLALAGSSLRAGAFATAAASYAHPLGEVAGGRAALGVTAKLVRGVASLRAQDAGSSVTASDIAVRFPVVVSHGTDAGSGTGVDVGAAWQGERVTLGARVENVVNTFRWDETALSFRAGSASFDGTTSSSDFDERPYADAPQPLRDAIAAERFAPAIGAGLAFRGAHALTVTADARHQLGGDDAIVIGPRTHVGVGVESRALTALPLRAGAAYVTGGWQAAAGLGLRLGAFEIAGAYTLRDAAAGRASGVMLNIVGVR, translated from the coding sequence ATGACGACGCAGCAGACTTTCCGGGCGGCGCTCGCCGCGTGCACGACCCTCGTCGCCGCGACCGCGGGCGCGCAGCTGCCTAACGGCAGCGCCGCCGCGGCGGGGATGGCGGGCAGCTTCACGGCCGCCGCGCGCGGCGCCGACGCCGCGACGTGGAACCCGGCGAACCTCGGCCTGCCGGGGAACCCGACGTTCTCGCTCCGCGCGCTCTCCGCGGGCGGCGTATCGGGGCTCGATCCGGTGTCGTGGGGCGACTTCGTCGGCTACGGCGACGGCACCATCCCGCGCGACGTACGCCTGCAGTGGGTCGACCGCGTCGCGGCGAGCGGTGCGCAGTCGGGCGCGGTGGAGGGCGGGGCGACGGCGGTCGCGTTCAACGTCGGCCGCCTCGGCGTGCACGTGGGCAGCGTGGGCTACGCGACGGCGAGCCTGAGCCCCGACGCGGTGGAGGCGCTGTTCTTCGGCAACGCCGGCCGCACCGGCCAGCCGCGCGACCTCGCGCTCGCGGGCTCGTCGCTGCGCGCGGGCGCGTTCGCGACGGCCGCGGCGAGCTACGCGCACCCGCTCGGCGAGGTCGCCGGCGGACGCGCGGCGCTCGGCGTCACGGCGAAGCTGGTGCGCGGCGTCGCCTCGCTCCGCGCGCAGGACGCCGGCTCGTCGGTGACGGCGTCGGACATCGCGGTGCGCTTCCCGGTCGTCGTGTCGCATGGCACCGACGCGGGCAGCGGCACGGGCGTGGACGTCGGCGCGGCGTGGCAGGGCGAGCGCGTGACGTTAGGCGCACGCGTGGAGAACGTCGTGAACACGTTCCGCTGGGACGAGACCGCGCTCAGCTTCCGCGCCGGCTCGGCGTCGTTCGACGGTACGACGAGCAGCTCCGACTTCGACGAGCGCCCGTACGCCGACGCCCCGCAGCCGCTGCGCGACGCGATCGCGGCCGAGCGGTTCGCGCCCGCGATCGGCGCGGGACTCGCGTTCCGCGGCGCGCACGCGCTCACCGTGACGGCCGACGCGCGCCACCAGCTCGGCGGCGACGACGCGATCGTCATCGGCCCGCGCACGCACGTGGGTGTGGGCGTGGAGTCGCGCGCGCTGACGGCGCTCCCGCTCCGCGCCGGCGCGGCGTACGTCACCGGCGGCTGGCAGGCGGCGGCCGGTCTCGGGCTGCGGTTGGGCGCGTTCGAGATCGCCGGCGCGTACACGCTGCGCGACGCGGCGGCGGGACGCGCGTCGGGCGTCATGCTGAACATCGTCGGCGTGCGGTGA
- the ruvB gene encoding Holliday junction branch migration DNA helicase RuvB: protein MASRPPRPPRPAVPAPTRAEITTPEVLSEESVIELSLRPQRLVEFIGQEKVKSNLRIAIAAALARKEPLDHILFHGPPGLGKTTLAELIARELGVNIHTTSGPAIEKPGDLVGKLTNMREGDILFIDEIHRLRPVIEEFLYPAMEDYKIDIRLSEGPKATTITMPIERFTLVGATTRFGMLTSPMRARFGIVERLNYYPDDALELIVRRTAEVLQVPCDVDGASEIARRSRGTPRIANRLLKRVRDFAQVEGEGRITKAIADEALRRLDVDEFGLDDMDARVLRAIIEKFDGGPVGISTIAAAVGEDAGTIEEVYEPFLVQHGFLQRTPRGRVATGQAYRHFGYTPPVVTPPPAPQPSLF from the coding sequence ATGGCCTCTCGCCCCCCCCGCCCCCCGCGTCCTGCGGTTCCCGCCCCGACGCGCGCCGAGATCACGACGCCCGAAGTGCTGAGCGAGGAGAGCGTCATCGAGCTCTCGCTGCGCCCACAGCGGCTGGTCGAGTTCATCGGCCAGGAGAAGGTGAAGAGCAACCTCCGCATCGCGATCGCCGCGGCGCTCGCGCGCAAGGAGCCGCTCGACCACATCCTGTTCCACGGCCCGCCGGGGCTCGGCAAGACGACGCTCGCGGAGCTCATCGCGCGCGAGCTGGGCGTGAACATCCACACGACCAGCGGCCCGGCGATCGAGAAGCCGGGAGACCTCGTCGGCAAGCTGACGAACATGCGCGAGGGGGACATCCTCTTCATCGACGAGATCCATCGGCTGCGCCCCGTCATCGAGGAGTTCCTCTATCCGGCGATGGAGGATTACAAGATCGACATCCGCCTGAGCGAGGGGCCGAAGGCGACGACGATCACGATGCCGATCGAGCGGTTCACGCTCGTCGGCGCGACGACGCGGTTCGGCATGCTCACGTCGCCGATGCGCGCGCGGTTCGGGATCGTGGAGCGGCTGAACTACTACCCGGACGACGCGCTCGAGCTGATCGTGCGGCGCACGGCGGAGGTGCTCCAGGTGCCGTGCGACGTCGACGGCGCGTCGGAGATCGCGCGCCGCTCGCGGGGCACGCCGCGCATCGCGAACCGACTGCTCAAGCGCGTGCGCGACTTCGCGCAGGTGGAGGGCGAGGGGCGCATCACGAAGGCGATCGCCGACGAGGCGCTGCGCCGGCTCGACGTCGACGAGTTCGGGCTCGACGACATGGACGCGCGCGTGCTGCGCGCGATCATCGAGAAGTTCGACGGCGGCCCGGTGGGGATCAGCACGATCGCCGCGGCGGTCGGCGAGGACGCCGGCACGATCGAGGAGGTCTACGAGCCGTTCCTCGTGCAGCACGGCTTCCTGCAGCGCACGCCCCGCGGGCGCGTCGCGACGGGTCAGGCCTACCGCCACTTCGGGTACACGCCGCCCGTCGTCACGCCTCCACCGGCGCCGCAGCCGTCGTTGTTCTAG
- a CDS encoding pyridoxal phosphate-dependent aminotransferase, with protein MPIAARARTFTESVIREMTRVAQQHGAINLAQGFPDFPMPEPMKDAACAAIHGDINQYAVTWGAPALRLAIAEKYHRWYQMDVDPDRDVTVTCGATEAMASVFLALIDPGEEVVVFEPFYENYGPDAILAGATPVFVPLLAPDWRVDEERLTAAMARRPKAIVLNTPHNPSGKVFTRAEIDLIARLVLEHDVRWVITDEIYEHIVYAGHHHPIATWPGLRERTVTISGLSKTYSCTGWRLGYAIAPEAASNAIRKVHDFLTVGAPAPLQAAAAVGMAFDADYYNHLMMDYRARRDLLCGALVEAGFTLTPPEGAYYVLTGFQDLSDKDDVSFARWLASDVGVATVPGSSFYRDAADGRGLVRFAFCKRRETLEQAVERLANLRAAV; from the coding sequence ATGCCGATCGCCGCACGTGCCCGGACGTTCACCGAGTCGGTCATCCGCGAGATGACCCGCGTCGCCCAGCAGCACGGCGCGATCAATCTCGCCCAGGGCTTTCCCGACTTCCCGATGCCGGAGCCGATGAAGGACGCGGCGTGCGCGGCGATCCACGGCGACATCAACCAGTACGCGGTGACGTGGGGCGCGCCGGCGCTGCGCCTCGCGATCGCGGAGAAGTACCACCGCTGGTACCAGATGGACGTCGACCCGGATCGCGACGTCACGGTGACGTGCGGCGCGACGGAGGCGATGGCGTCGGTGTTCCTCGCGCTGATCGATCCGGGCGAGGAAGTCGTGGTGTTCGAGCCGTTCTACGAGAACTACGGCCCGGACGCGATCCTCGCCGGCGCGACGCCGGTGTTCGTGCCGCTGCTCGCGCCCGACTGGCGCGTCGACGAGGAGCGCCTAACGGCGGCGATGGCCCGGCGGCCGAAGGCGATCGTCCTGAACACGCCGCACAACCCGAGCGGCAAGGTGTTCACGCGCGCAGAGATCGATCTCATCGCGCGGCTCGTGCTCGAGCACGACGTGCGGTGGGTGATCACCGACGAGATCTACGAGCACATCGTCTACGCCGGCCATCATCATCCGATCGCGACGTGGCCCGGTCTGCGCGAGCGCACCGTGACGATCAGCGGCCTGTCGAAGACCTACAGCTGCACGGGCTGGCGGCTCGGCTACGCCATCGCGCCGGAAGCGGCGTCGAACGCGATCCGCAAGGTGCACGACTTCCTCACCGTCGGCGCGCCGGCGCCGCTGCAGGCGGCGGCCGCGGTGGGCATGGCGTTCGACGCCGACTACTACAACCACCTCATGATGGACTACCGCGCGCGCCGCGACCTGCTGTGCGGCGCGCTCGTCGAAGCGGGATTCACGCTCACGCCGCCGGAGGGCGCGTACTACGTGCTCACCGGCTTCCAGGATCTGAGCGACAAGGACGACGTCTCGTTCGCGCGCTGGCTCGCGTCGGACGTCGGCGTGGCGACGGTGCCGGGATCGAGCTTCTATCGCGACGCGGCCGACGGGCGCGGGCTGGTGCGCTTCGCGTTCTGCAAGCGGCGCGAGACGCTGGAGCAGGCGGTGGAGCGGTTGGCGAACCTGCGCGCGGCGGTGTGA
- the queA gene encoding tRNA preQ1(34) S-adenosylmethionine ribosyltransferase-isomerase QueA gives MPERPGNRTSDFDFELPERLVAQTPLERRDASRLMVVDRAAGTIAHRTFADLPSLMAAGDALVLNTTRVFRARLLGRRDSGAPAEVMLLRAQDDDPAVFEAMVHPGAKLKPGRRVVVADDLEVEILGTSGRGTRFVRLHAHGDPMEAVERNGHVPLPPYIHRTDATADVQRYQTVYARERGSVAAPTAGLHFTPELLDAIAARGVRRVDVVLHVGAGTFKPVAVEDPAEHVMHSEWYAVSAAAAAAVNAARAAGGRVWAVGTTSARTLESAANDDGTVRAESRDTALFIRPGYRFKAVDRLITNFHLPRSTLLMLVAAMVGYDLAMHAYRVAVEEGYRFYSYGDAMVIL, from the coding sequence ATGCCCGAGCGCCCCGGTAACCGCACGTCCGACTTCGACTTCGAGCTCCCCGAGCGGCTCGTCGCGCAGACCCCGCTCGAGCGCCGCGACGCGAGCCGCTTGATGGTCGTCGACCGCGCCGCGGGCACGATCGCGCATCGCACGTTCGCCGACCTGCCGTCGCTCATGGCGGCGGGCGACGCGCTGGTGCTGAACACGACGCGCGTCTTCCGCGCCCGGCTGCTCGGCCGCCGCGACTCGGGGGCGCCGGCGGAGGTGATGCTGCTCCGCGCGCAGGACGACGACCCCGCGGTGTTCGAGGCGATGGTGCATCCGGGCGCGAAGCTGAAGCCGGGGCGCCGCGTCGTCGTCGCGGACGATCTCGAGGTCGAGATCCTCGGGACCTCGGGGCGCGGCACGCGGTTCGTCCGACTGCACGCGCACGGCGATCCGATGGAGGCGGTCGAGCGCAACGGCCACGTGCCGCTGCCGCCGTACATCCACCGCACCGACGCCACTGCCGACGTGCAGCGGTACCAGACCGTCTACGCGCGCGAGCGCGGCTCCGTCGCCGCGCCCACGGCAGGGCTGCACTTCACGCCCGAGCTGCTCGACGCGATCGCCGCGCGCGGCGTGCGTCGCGTGGACGTCGTGCTGCACGTCGGCGCGGGAACGTTCAAGCCCGTCGCCGTCGAGGACCCCGCGGAGCACGTGATGCACAGCGAGTGGTACGCGGTGAGCGCCGCCGCGGCCGCCGCGGTGAACGCGGCGCGCGCCGCGGGCGGCCGTGTGTGGGCCGTGGGCACGACGTCGGCGCGCACGCTGGAGAGCGCGGCGAACGACGACGGTACCGTGCGCGCCGAGTCGCGCGACACCGCGCTGTTCATCCGGCCCGGCTACCGGTTCAAGGCCGTCGACCGCCTGATCACGAACTTCCACCTCCCCCGCTCCACCCTGCTCATGCTCGTCGCCGCGATGGTCGGCTACGACCTCGCGATGCACGCGTACCGGGTCGCGGTCGAGGAGGGCTATCGCTTCTACTCGTACGGCGACGCCATGGTGATCCTGTGA
- a CDS encoding peptidoglycan-binding domain-containing protein: MTSPLTAVGGTPFTAPLATPLPKEATYQGDIARGSPTARVRLVQEWLSLYGIRTSVDGDYGGATSAAVKLFQTRNVLPVTGIVDRATFDRLVAPMLAALHTIAPPPGATLGAMTVAYARQHLAQKPREVGGENMGPWVRLYMDGNQGAEWLWCSGFATFCQRQAATTLGVQVPVARTFSCDDMARGAKRAACFVAGCPDFRAITPGSLFLVRKTADDWQHIGIVTSAERDAFHTIEGNTNDDGSREGYEVCERVRAYDGKDFVVVH, translated from the coding sequence ATGACCTCGCCGCTCACCGCCGTCGGCGGCACCCCGTTCACGGCACCGCTCGCGACCCCGCTGCCGAAGGAGGCGACGTACCAGGGCGACATCGCCCGCGGCAGCCCGACGGCGCGCGTGCGGCTCGTCCAGGAGTGGCTGTCGCTGTACGGCATCCGCACGAGCGTGGACGGCGACTACGGCGGCGCGACGTCGGCGGCGGTGAAGCTGTTCCAGACGCGCAACGTGCTTCCGGTCACGGGCATCGTCGACCGCGCGACGTTCGACCGGCTCGTCGCGCCGATGCTCGCCGCGCTCCACACGATCGCGCCCCCGCCCGGCGCCACGCTCGGCGCGATGACCGTCGCCTACGCGCGCCAGCACCTCGCGCAGAAGCCGCGCGAGGTCGGCGGCGAGAACATGGGGCCGTGGGTGCGGCTCTACATGGACGGCAACCAGGGCGCCGAGTGGCTCTGGTGCTCGGGGTTCGCGACGTTCTGCCAGCGCCAGGCGGCGACGACGTTGGGCGTGCAGGTTCCGGTCGCGCGCACGTTCTCGTGCGACGACATGGCCCGCGGCGCCAAGCGCGCCGCGTGCTTCGTCGCCGGCTGCCCCGACTTCCGCGCGATCACCCCGGGCTCGCTGTTCCTCGTCCGCAAGACCGCCGACGACTGGCAGCACATCGGCATCGTGACGTCGGCCGAGCGCGACGCGTTCCACACGATCGAGGGGAACACGAACGACGACGGCTCGCGCGAGGGCTACGAGGTGTGCGAGCGCGTGCGGGCGTACGACGGGAAGGACTTCGTCGTCGTCCACTGA
- the tgt gene encoding tRNA guanosine(34) transglycosylase Tgt: MPFDFTTHGMLGRARTGTFTTPHGPIATPTFMAVGTLATVKSLDPEDLRAMGATMILANAYHLHLRPGDELVREMGGLHRFMAWDRPILTDSGGFQVFSLEGLRTIDEDGVDFRSHIDGSRRRFTPESVMRIERNLGADVVMQFDHVPPGQSEPAVARDAMERSLRWLARCRAEHARLRSDDPDAPTPEQALFPIVQGGIHAELRQASARGIRDMGDWVGYGVGGLSVGEAKPDMYAMLEVVDDELPADRPRYLMGVGYPEDLVEAVRRGVDLFDCVAPTRMGRNGAALTQDGRINLKNARYRNEPGPLDEACDCTACRRFSRAYVRHLVAADEMLGLRLLSLHNVHFLVALMRDARAAIERGTFDGWSAAWLDRYLAGERARGAVSRPVLPHAKKSGLGTRDSGLGSPEPTSPESRVPSPESRVPSPESRNR; this comes from the coding sequence ATGCCCTTCGACTTCACGACGCACGGCATGTTAGGCCGCGCCCGCACCGGCACGTTCACGACGCCGCACGGCCCGATCGCGACGCCGACGTTCATGGCGGTCGGGACGCTCGCCACGGTGAAGAGCCTCGACCCCGAGGACCTGCGCGCGATGGGCGCGACGATGATCCTCGCGAACGCGTACCACCTGCACCTGCGCCCCGGCGACGAGCTGGTACGCGAGATGGGCGGGCTGCACCGGTTCATGGCGTGGGACCGCCCGATCCTCACCGACTCCGGCGGCTTCCAGGTCTTCTCGCTCGAGGGGCTGCGCACGATCGACGAGGACGGCGTCGACTTCCGCAGCCACATCGACGGCTCGCGCCGCCGCTTCACCCCGGAGTCGGTCATGCGCATCGAGCGCAACCTCGGCGCCGACGTCGTCATGCAGTTCGACCACGTGCCGCCGGGCCAGAGCGAGCCCGCCGTCGCGCGCGACGCGATGGAGCGGTCGCTGCGCTGGCTCGCGCGCTGCCGCGCCGAGCACGCGCGCCTGCGATCCGACGACCCCGACGCGCCGACCCCGGAGCAGGCGCTGTTTCCCATCGTTCAGGGCGGCATCCACGCCGAGCTGCGGCAGGCCTCCGCGCGCGGCATCCGCGACATGGGGGACTGGGTCGGCTACGGCGTCGGCGGGCTCTCGGTGGGCGAGGCGAAGCCCGACATGTACGCCATGCTCGAGGTGGTCGACGACGAGCTGCCCGCGGACCGGCCGCGCTACCTGATGGGCGTCGGCTACCCCGAGGACCTCGTGGAAGCGGTGCGGCGCGGCGTCGACCTGTTCGACTGCGTGGCCCCGACGCGCATGGGGCGCAACGGCGCCGCGCTGACGCAGGACGGGCGCATCAACCTCAAGAACGCGCGCTACCGCAACGAGCCCGGTCCGCTCGACGAGGCGTGCGACTGCACCGCCTGCCGCCGCTTCTCGCGCGCCTACGTGCGCCACCTCGTGGCGGCTGACGAGATGCTCGGGCTACGCCTCCTCAGCCTGCACAACGTACATTTCCTGGTCGCGCTCATGCGCGACGCCCGCGCCGCGATCGAGCGCGGCACGTTCGACGGGTGGAGCGCGGCGTGGCTCGACCGCTATCTCGCCGGCGAGCGCGCCCGCGGCGCGGTCTCCCGACCAGTGTTGCCGCATGCGAAGAAGTCGGGACTCGGGACTCGGGACTCGGGACTCGGCAGCCCAGAGCCCACGAGTCCCGAGTCCCGAGTCCCGAGTCCCGAGTCCCGAGTCCCGAGTCCCGAGTCCCGAAACCGTTAG
- a CDS encoding DUF3667 domain-containing protein, whose product MAVSEIRAEPSYSPAADVERCVTCGEPAGTPYCASCGERRAADRPRSLAALGEEIWDAFSPVDGRIGRTLWSLVRRPGELTVAYMRGVRLTYLPPLRLFLIVNVLFFLHASLSLSTRVSVPGAGRVRLSFGGNRMLDTPLAVHTNGVAHRYVARRFLRRRVPPRAGEDSAAYSARITRDYAPAFDRNSTTQAKSLVVAMVPMFALLVAALEWRRRRFALQDVVFATHTMAFLLLLVIVAQYVVGFPVGIALVAMHTRPTAGDIDSVLSVGVGAPLMIWLTLGLRRAYGDGRLAAAAKALLLVFGLMFVLAAYRALLFFTVLFTT is encoded by the coding sequence ATGGCCGTGTCCGAGATCCGCGCCGAGCCCTCGTACTCGCCCGCCGCCGACGTCGAGCGGTGCGTGACGTGCGGCGAACCGGCCGGCACGCCGTACTGCGCGTCGTGCGGCGAGCGGCGGGCCGCGGACCGTCCGCGGTCGCTCGCCGCGCTCGGCGAGGAGATCTGGGACGCGTTCTCGCCGGTCGACGGGCGCATCGGTCGCACGCTCTGGTCGCTCGTGCGGCGGCCCGGAGAGCTCACCGTCGCCTACATGCGCGGCGTGCGTCTCACGTACCTGCCGCCGCTTCGGCTGTTCCTGATCGTGAACGTGCTGTTCTTCCTGCACGCGTCGCTGTCGCTGTCGACGCGCGTGTCTGTGCCCGGCGCCGGGCGCGTGCGGCTCTCGTTCGGCGGCAACCGGATGCTCGACACGCCGCTCGCGGTGCACACCAACGGCGTGGCGCACCGATACGTGGCGCGGCGCTTCCTCAGGCGGCGCGTGCCGCCACGAGCCGGCGAGGACAGCGCTGCGTACTCGGCGCGCATCACGCGCGACTACGCGCCGGCGTTCGACCGCAACAGCACGACGCAGGCGAAGTCGCTCGTCGTCGCCATGGTGCCGATGTTCGCGCTGCTCGTCGCCGCGCTCGAGTGGCGCAGGCGGCGCTTCGCACTGCAGGACGTCGTGTTCGCCACCCACACGATGGCGTTCCTGCTGCTCCTCGTCATCGTGGCGCAGTACGTCGTGGGGTTCCCCGTCGGCATCGCCCTCGTCGCCATGCACACACGCCCGACGGCTGGAGACATCGACTCGGTGCTCTCGGTCGGCGTCGGGGCGCCGCTCATGATCTGGCTGACGCTCGGGCTGCGGCGCGCGTACGGCGACGGCCGCCTCGCCGCGGCGGCGAAGGCGCTGCTGCTCGTCTTCGGGTTGATGTTCGTGCTCGCCGCGTACCGGGCGCTGCTCTTCTTCACCGTGCTGTTCACGACCTGA
- the ruvA gene encoding Holliday junction branch migration protein RuvA, with the protein MIVHVAGRVVAKELDRVEILTKGGVGYELLIPLSVYESLPKLGEDAALHTHLVVKEDGWQLFGFSTPFERRVFQRLLGAKGVGPALALGMLSTLSAERVVRAVREKDLATLQSVPRMGRKKAEQLILDLADKMDDVQVDTGAGGPRPAGGSADDAIRALVSLGYTTGDAERYVKAAIDGGGGKLTAPELIRAALGKVGTR; encoded by the coding sequence GTGATCGTTCACGTCGCCGGCCGCGTCGTCGCCAAGGAGCTCGACCGCGTCGAGATCCTCACCAAGGGGGGCGTCGGCTACGAGCTGCTGATCCCCCTCTCCGTCTACGAGTCGCTGCCGAAGCTCGGCGAGGATGCGGCGCTGCACACGCACCTCGTCGTGAAGGAGGACGGCTGGCAGCTGTTCGGCTTCTCGACGCCGTTCGAGCGGCGCGTGTTCCAGCGGCTGCTCGGCGCGAAGGGCGTCGGCCCCGCGCTGGCGCTCGGCATGCTCTCCACGCTGAGCGCGGAGCGCGTGGTGCGCGCGGTGCGGGAGAAGGATCTCGCGACGCTCCAGAGCGTGCCGCGCATGGGGCGGAAGAAGGCCGAGCAGCTCATCCTCGACCTCGCGGACAAGATGGACGACGTGCAGGTCGACACCGGCGCCGGCGGCCCGCGCCCCGCCGGCGGGTCGGCCGACGACGCGATCCGCGCGCTCGTGTCGCTCGGCTACACGACGGGCGATGCGGAGCGCTACGTGAAGGCGGCGATCGACGGCGGCGGGGGCAAGCTGACCGCGCCGGAGCTGATCCGCGCGGCCCTCGGCAAGGTCGGCACGCGGTAG
- the ruvC gene encoding crossover junction endodeoxyribonuclease RuvC, with amino-acid sequence MLVLGIDPGTATTGYGVVRRDDRGLTQLVECGVVRTRARDPLPARLREIFEGVQELIARHHPDVLAVESIFYAKNVRTTVTLGHARGVILLAGELAHLQVHEFPPAEIKKAVVGTGAATKEQVQFMLTRLLRLKAVPQPSDAADGVAAALTYCMAPNLASRARPSSRLLVP; translated from the coding sequence GTGCTCGTTCTGGGAATTGATCCGGGCACGGCGACCACGGGCTACGGCGTGGTGCGACGCGACGACCGCGGGCTCACGCAGCTCGTGGAATGCGGCGTGGTGCGCACCCGCGCGCGCGATCCGCTCCCGGCGCGGCTGCGCGAGATCTTCGAGGGCGTGCAGGAGCTCATCGCGCGCCACCACCCCGACGTGCTCGCGGTCGAGAGCATCTTCTACGCGAAGAACGTCCGCACCACCGTCACGCTCGGCCACGCGCGCGGCGTGATCCTCCTCGCCGGCGAGCTCGCTCACCTGCAGGTGCACGAGTTCCCCCCGGCGGAGATCAAGAAGGCCGTCGTCGGCACGGGCGCGGCGACGAAGGAGCAGGTGCAGTTCATGCTCACGCGGCTGCTCCGACTGAAGGCCGTGCCGCAGCCGTCCGACGCCGCCGACGGTGTCGCGGCCGCGCTCACGTACTGCATGGCGCCGAACCTCGCCTCCCGCGCCCGTCCCTCCTCGCGCCTCCTCGTTCCGTGA